The Geothrix sp. DNA segment CAGGATCTCCGCGCCCTTCTGGGCCATCACCACCAGGCGGTCGCTGCGGCGCGCCAGCTCCTCCATGACCTTCAGCTGGGCCGGGTTCGGATCCCGCAGCACCGTGTGCAGCGTGGTCACCACCGGCATCCGGACTTCCTTCAGCAGGGCCAGCAGGTGGCTGCCGGCCGGCCCGCCGTAGATGCCGAACTCATGCTGCACGCAGAGAACGTCCACCTTGTTGAAGTTCAGGAAATCCGCAGCCCGGCGATAGGAGTCCACATCCTTCTCGTCCAGTTCGAAGCGCACGCGCTCCGGGTACTCATAGGCATCCAGGCGATCGTTCACGGCCCCGGCGAAGCACTGGGAGGCGGGGGCCGCTTCGGCCACGGCTTCGCACAGATCATGGGTGAAGGTGGCGATGCCGCAGAGGCGGGGAAGGAACCCGCCGAGAAAGGCGATGCGCCCCAGTGCCGTGCTGTCGGACATGTCCACTCCCGGGTGGTTACCAGGCTGGAAGCGCCATGACCTGGACTGGAACGGCTCGCCTGATCGCCCAGGCCACCCACCAGGCTGATCCTGCGCCCGAAGGCGCAGGACGCCAAATGAATTCGGAGGCCAGGAGACAACCGGATCCTCGAGGTCCCCCACGGGATCCTGCCGAGGAAGGAACGATGCGTGTCCATGTGGATTGCGTTCCATGTGCTCACCCCTCTCACGGGCCTGGCACCCACACCGCTCACGGGGTGATCCCGGGGTGCAGGTCCTGGTTCCTCCGATCCACGGAGATCTCGACGGCGATGGCCGCCGCCTGTTCCGCCGCCACCCCCTCGGTCCGGCGCTCGTACTCCTCCTCCTGGAGGTCGTCCCGGGCGCGCAGGAGCGTGTCGGCGGCCTGTTCCTGCTCCCCGGGCAGGTCCACCCGGAGCTCCTCGATGAGCATCATGACCGTCGCGGCCACCGGGAGCGCGAGGAGCGCCCCGAGCAGTCCCATCAGCGTCCCGCCGGCCATGAGGGCGAAGAACACCACCGAGGACGGGAGGCGCAGCGCGTGGCCGTAGATTGTCGGAATGAGGATGCGGCTTTCGAATTCCTGGTAGGCCAGCATCGCCACGAGGACGATGGCTCCGGCGGTGGGGCTGTGGCTGAGGGCGGCCAGGCCCGCGGGTGCGATCGAGAGAACGGCGCCGACGTAGGGCAGGATGTCGGCGGCGGCGGCGAAGACCGCCAGCGCCATGGCGTTCTCGACGCCGCAGGCGGTGAGCAGGATGAAGGTGAAGGCGCCGATGAGAAGGCAGGTGATCAGCTGCCCCCGGATGTAGGCGCCGACGATGGTCTCCAGGTTCAGGATGACCCGCGTGAGCCGGATGTGGTGGCTGCGGGGAACGAGGGCGAAGAGCCCGCCGCGCAGCCGGTCCCGGTCGATCATCATGTAGAGCGCGAGGAAGAGGGCGCTCAGCCCGTAGGCGGCGACCTGGAAGATGCGGAGGGAGTAGGCGAAGGCCGTGGGCCCGACGGTGTTCCCCGGAGCGCCGTAGCTGAGGTTCCGCAGCCATTCGGCGAAGGGCGCGCTCAGGTGGTAGTGGGCCAGGCGGTCGGCCAGGGCCGCCCGGAAGGCGGGTTCCCGTTCGAAGAGGGCGGCCCCCTGCGCCACCATGGACGGGACGGTGAGTGCCACGGCGAGTGTGGCCAGGGTGATGACGCCCGTGAAGACGATCGCGATGCCGAAGCCACGCCGGATCCTCCGTTCCTCCAGCCAGAGGACCGTGGGGCTCAGCGTCCCCAGGATGAACAGGGCCACCACCAGCACGAGGATGACGGGCCAGAGGCGGATCAGCAGCCACAGGGAGAGCAGGATGAGGGCCAGGCTGATGAAGGTGGATGGCGCCACCACGAACCGCACGGTCCTGGGGCCCGGGTCCGCGGGCCGCGGGCCATCCGCAGGGAGACCGGGGGGAGCGGCGGGAGACCCGAAGAGATTCATGGCGGCTCCAGGGAGGACGGCGGATGGTTCAGTGAGTCAGCGGCACGCCTGGCACGGCTTCGCCGCGCCCATCAAGCCAAGAGCAGCATCCGTTCCAGGAACCCGGGTGGTGCTAAGGGCCCACGGGTCACCGCTTCCATGAGGGGGAGCGCCCTCATCCGGGTGGTCGCCCCCCGGGCATCCATCAAAATGGCGTGGGAGTCCCCTCAATTCGAAGGAACTGCCCCACCCAGGCCATGAGCTTCGGGGCCCTCCCCACCACCGGGCCTCGCCCAGCTGGAAAGTTCCCAGGGTCTCCCTCCGTATTGAAGGCATCGACCCATCATCCTGATGGGGGCTCCGCGGAAGGCAGGGCGATTGATTGAATCCAAGATGTTGATTCAAAAGCCATTGGAGATCTGGCGCGGGACATGCTGATGCCAGTCCAAGGTTCACTTCCAAGGTGAGGCGGAGCCCGGGGGAAGCGAGCGCCTTCCCACCTCCGGGCGTGTCCCCCCTCCTGCCTCGCGGGGTGAATGACTTGCGCATCAACCCCACTCCATGGAGTCAGACATGAACGGCAAAGCTCTCGTTCCAGTCCTCTCGATCCTTCTGCTCTCGGCCTGCGTGGTGGCCCCCAACCACCGGGGCGGCCTGGACATCATTCCCATCCTGCCGACCATCGTGGAAGTCGATTCGGACAACTACTACGCCCACGGCGGCTACCACTATTTCCACACCAATGACCGCTGGTACTACGCGTCCACGCGGGACGGCGAACGCAGGGAACTGCCCCGCTCCCACTGGCCGCAGGAGACCCGCCATCGCGATGAAGGCCATCACCGCGACGAGGACAATCGCCGGTAGTCCCGCTTGATGCCTGGATGGGTCGGCCCGCTTGACGCGATTCCCCGCGGCGCAGGCGGGCGGCCGTCCACTTTGACGAAGTGAGAGCCCGTGAAACCCACTGCCATTTTCGCCATCGTCCTGATCGCCGCGGGCATCGCCGCCATCGTCTATCAGGGGTTCACCTACACGACCCGGGAGAAGGTCGTGGATCTCGGCCCCGTCCACGTGCAGGCGGACCGGACCAGGTCCGTGCCCCTGCCGCCCCTGGTGGGAGCCATCGCCATCATGGGTGGCGTCCTGCTCCTGGCGGTGCGTCGCCGGCCCGATTGAGCCTGCCCTGGCCAGGGATGCCTGAACCCATCGACAAGGAGAGAACCCATGCTCGGAACCATTCTGATCGTCCTCGTGATCCTGATGCTGGTCGGTGCGATGCCGCGCTGGCCCCACAGCCGGGACTGGGGCTACTACCCGAGTGGTGGCCTGGGACTGGTGCTGCTCGTGCTGGTCATCCTGCTGCTGCTGGGCCGACTCTAGGAGCCACCTTGAACGGCCTTCGAAGGCTTGGAGCCTGTCTCGCCATGACCCTGGTGAGCCTTGCCGTACCCCTTCGGGCCGCCGCCCGGCCGGCCAAGCCATGGAGTGCCCTGGAGGCCCGCAAGGCCACCATCGGCAAGATCGACGTGGAGATCGGCGACGTCTTCGACCTCGCCAAACCGGAGGAGGACATCTGGGTCGGCCGGTTGGCCAACCACCTGCATGCCTCCACCCGGGAGACGGTCATCCGGCGGGTGCTCCTCTTCGCGGAGGGCGAGCCCGTTCGCGAGCGCCGGATCCGCGAGACCGAGCGCCTGCTCCGCGCCCTCCCCTTCGTGAAGCAGGCCCGGATCGATCCCGTGGTCCAGCCGGATGGCAGCGTGGTGGCCGTGGTGAAGGTCCGGGATGCCTGGACGACCCAGCTGAACGTGGGCTACACCCATGTCGGCGGTCAACACGCCATGAACCTCGGCCTGGACGAGAAGAACTTCCTCGGTTCGGGCAAGAGCGTGACCTACGATCTGTCGAAGGACCACGAGCGCAGCACCTGGGGCCTGGCCTATGGAGATCCCCAGCTCTTCGGGAGCCGGTGGACGCTCGCGGCGCACACCCAGTAC contains these protein-coding regions:
- a CDS encoding AI-2E family transporter; this translates as MNLFGSPAAPPGLPADGPRPADPGPRTVRFVVAPSTFISLALILLSLWLLIRLWPVILVLVVALFILGTLSPTVLWLEERRIRRGFGIAIVFTGVITLATLAVALTVPSMVAQGAALFEREPAFRAALADRLAHYHLSAPFAEWLRNLSYGAPGNTVGPTAFAYSLRIFQVAAYGLSALFLALYMMIDRDRLRGGLFALVPRSHHIRLTRVILNLETIVGAYIRGQLITCLLIGAFTFILLTACGVENAMALAVFAAAADILPYVGAVLSIAPAGLAALSHSPTAGAIVLVAMLAYQEFESRILIPTIYGHALRLPSSVVFFALMAGGTLMGLLGALLALPVAATVMMLIEELRVDLPGEQEQAADTLLRARDDLQEEEYERRTEGVAAEQAAAIAVEISVDRRNQDLHPGITP
- a CDS encoding DUF3309 domain-containing protein encodes the protein MLGTILIVLVILMLVGAMPRWPHSRDWGYYPSGGLGLVLLVLVILLLLGRL